A window of Quercus robur chromosome 12, dhQueRobu3.1, whole genome shotgun sequence genomic DNA:
gttttttatcctgaatggttggccaatacggtggtggtaaagaagaagacaggaaagtggcgagtgtgcgtggacttcatgGACCTCAATAAGGCTTGTCCCAATGATCCATTTCCCATGCCGAAGATAGACCAGTTGGTAGATGCAACCGTTGGTCATCCTAGGATGAGTTTCTTAAATGCCttccaaggatatcaccaaataccgctAGCATTGGACGATCAAGAGAAGACTGATTTTGTCACCCCAattggaaactatcattacaaagtgatgccctttggtttcaAAAATGCAGGATCTACCtatcaacggatgatgactaaaatgttcgaaCCCCAACTGGGCAGAAACATTGAAGTctacattgatgacatggtagtgaagagtaaggtggtgtccgagcatgtggAAGATCTCACGAATATCTTCGGAATACTGAGAAAGCATAAGCTACGCCTGAATGCTTCAAAGTGTTCCTTTAGTGTAGGCTCCGGGAGGTTCCTGGGATACATGGTGACTCATAGAGGAATTGAAGTGAACCTAGATCAGATTAAAGCCATCAACGATTTACAAGCACCTCGAAATCCAAAAGAGGTGCAGAAACTGACTGGAATGACTGTTGCTTTGAACCGATTTATCTCCAAATCGGCCGAAAGATGTGGTCCCTTTTTCCTTCTACTGCataagtggaaaggatttgaatggaccaagGAGTGTGCTGTGGCATTTCAGCAGTTGAAGGAGTACCTGTCCAGGCCgcctatcatgtctagtcctgaggtggatgaggtgcTGTTTGCTTATATAGCAGTTGCCCCTCATGCAATTAGTTTTGTCTTAATACGAGAGGACAGCGGCGTCCAAAGACCAGTttattacgtaagcaagtcCTTTCATGAAGCCGAGGTGAGATACTTGTCATTGGAAAAGGCTATCTTGGCGATGGTCCATGCAACACGCAAACTTCCGCATTACTTTCAGGCCCATATTGTGGTTATCTTAACTTAGTTACCTCTCAAGTCCATACTTAGAAGTGCAGACTACACTGGGagaattgctaagtggggcacAATCCTAGGTGCTTTCGACATCAAGTATATGACTCGCACCTCTGTGAAAGGCCAGGTCCTTGCCGATCTGGTTGTTGAGTTCGCCGAGTGCCCAGAAGAAGCTAACATGAAGCAAAatgacatggatgaaaaatcggctGGTCTGATATCAACACAAGGTGGTTCCTCCTGGAGGGTATATGTGGGCGGAGCAGCAAACCAACGGGGGGCAGGATTGGGGCTAGTTTTGATATCCCTTGAAGAGATCATCATTGAGAAGTCCTTGAGGTTGGGATTCTCGGCTACTAACaacgaagcagaatacgaagctttattgatgggaatgagtatggtccagaaaatgggtggaaagatAGCAGAATTATTCTCGGATTCAAGATTGGTAGTCGGACAAGTGAAAGGAGAACTAAAAGCCCGAGATCCAAGAATGCAGGGGTATTTGAGTCAAGTTAGGCACATGCAAACGAAATTTGAATCTTTCGTCTTGTCGAACATCCCCCGAGGTGAAAATACCCATGCCGATTCCCTggcaacccttgccacctcTTCAACACAAAATTTTCCTCGAGTGATAATCGTTAAAGATTTGCATACACCCACTTCACCAGAAAAGGACGTACGTCAAGTTCATCAAGTTAATCTAGCgccgagctggatggatcccatattgaAATTCCTCGAAAGTGACACCTTGCctaaagagaaaatagaagccgagaagatacggagGAAAGCTCTTCGATTCTGGTTATCCGAGGACAAAAAGTTATACAAATGGTCCTTCTCTGGGCCGTACCTACTTTGTGTACATCCCGAGATGTCAAAGTCACTCCTAGAAAAGCTGCATGAAGGcatttgtggaagtcatacaGGGGGAAGGTCCCTATCACACCGGGCCATTACTCAAGGATaatggtggccaaatatgcagaaggaagcgcaggagtatgttagaaaatgtgaccaGTGTCAAAAGTTCGCTCCAAACATCCACCAGCCTAGAGGGATTCTTAACcctctgtccagcccttggccttttgctcaatgggggctGGATATTGTCGACCCTTTTCCTAAATCCTtaggaaataaaaagtatttgCTGGTCGGCACgaattatttcactaaatgggttgaagctgaacctttggctaaCATCTGAGACGTAGATGTTAAGAGGTTtatttggaagaatattgtcaCGCGATTTGGAACTCCGCGCACTCTTGTCTCTGAtaatggccttcaatttgatagtaaggccTTCAGGCAATACTGCTCAAACTTAGgtataaagaatagatattccactccggcctatcctcaagggaatgggcaagctgaagctGTTAATAAAGTAATAGTCAGCGAACTTAAGAAGAGGCTGgatgatgcaaaaggaaaatgggtggaggaattgCCACATGTTCTTTGGACCTATCGAACAATGCCTCGATGATCAACAGAAGAGACTCCtttttccatgacctatggaGCTGAGGTCGTCATCCCTCTGGAAATTGGATTCCCAACTTTAAGGACTAGTACATTTTTCTCAGACAGTAACGATGGGATGTTGGAAAAAAGTTTAGACTTGATCGAAGAGCGAAGGGAGAGtgcaatggtccaattggcttactaccagcataaactcaagcaaggcTATTATAGTAATGTGAAGCTGAGACCGTTAGCTGTAGGAGAtctggtgctgaggaaagttctgggaaccaccaagaatccagCTTAGGGAAAATtgggacctaattgggaagggccttatCGGATTACTTCAGTAGCCGGAATAGGAGTCTATTATCTggaagacctagatgaaaaagctgtacttcatccttggaatgtaaataatctcaagaggtattattattaataaaagtaatcCAGTTTgggtttttcctttaatttacGCTAATCATGCATCTTGTGTTTCCACACCtaatgacatctattgaagtattaaacagaaactaagttatgtcaggtcctcggatcacaaacttagtggaaattaataccctatgacatctattgaagtattaaacagaaactaagttgtgtcaggtcctcggatcacaaacttagtggaaattaatgccctatgacatctattgaagtattaaacagaaattaagttgtatcaggtcctcggatcataaacttagtggaaattaatgccctatgacatttattgaagtattaaacagaaactaagttgtgtcaggtcctcggatcataaacttagtggaaattaatgccctatgacatctattgaagtattaaacagaaactaagttatgtcaggtcctcggatcataaacttagtggaaattaatgccctatgacatctattgaagtattaaacagaaactaagttatgtcaggtcctcggatcaccaacttagtggaaattaatgccCTATAACATCTACTGAAGTATTAAATAGGAGTCTATGAACGTCATTTAATGTATAATTGAAGTACTGAAGACCCAACTTTATTCAACTTTTGAACATTCCCCAAAGTTTCAATTGATTAGAAAGAATACGTATGTATCTAAAATGTCTCCCTG
This region includes:
- the LOC126708345 gene encoding uncharacterized protein LOC126708345; its protein translation is MKCEDLERVIVADDPERFFQVGAKLPLQENERLLEFLKANMDVFAWSPYEAPGVDPNFICHRLNVNPSIIPKRQPPRRPSKEHAEAVRRSTYQRMMTKMFEPQLGRNIEVYIDDMVVKSKVVSEHVEDLTNIFGILRKHKLRLNASKCSFSVGSGRFLGYMVTHRGIEVNLDQIKAINDLQAPRNPKEVQKLTGMTVALNRFISKSAERCGPFFLLLHKWKGFEWTKECAVAFQQLKEYLSRPPIMSSPEVDEVLFAYIAVAPHAISFVLIREDSGVQRPVYYVSKSFHEAELPLKSILRSADYTGRIAKWGTILGAFDIKYMTRTSVKGQVLADLVVEFAECPEEANMKQNDMDEKSAGLISTQGGSSWRKMGGKIAELFSDSRLVVGQVKGELKARDPRMQGYLSQVRHMQTKFESFVLSNIPRGENTHADSLATLATSSTQNFPRVIIVKDLHTPTSPEKDVRQVHQVNLAPSWMDPILKFLESDTLPKEKIEAEKIRRKALRFWLSEDKKLYKWSFSGPYLLCVHPEMSKSLLEKLHEGICGSHTGGRSLSHRAITQG